From Brucella pseudogrignonensis, a single genomic window includes:
- a CDS encoding response regulator: protein MDNLEQRRILVVEDEIFVALDVAATVEDANGTVVGPVGTVKQAIDLINKQDVDAAILDVNLADGDLEPILDRLKSRNVFVVIHTGGGFPPHLSSRYPEVPVFHKPVPPYVLTRALASALSPQMAQRL, encoded by the coding sequence CGTTGAGGACGAAATTTTCGTCGCTCTTGACGTAGCCGCTACTGTGGAAGATGCCAACGGCACTGTTGTCGGCCCCGTAGGCACAGTTAAACAGGCAATTGATCTTATCAACAAACAAGATGTTGATGCTGCAATTCTTGATGTAAATTTGGCCGACGGTGATCTTGAACCTATTCTTGACAGGTTGAAGAGCCGCAACGTTTTCGTCGTTATTCACACCGGTGGTGGATTTCCGCCACATCTCTCGTCGCGGTATCCCGAAGTACCTGTTTTTCATAAGCCAGTACCGCCATATGTGTTGACGCGTGCGTTGGCGTCGGCCTTATCACCTCAAATGGCTCAACGTCTGTAA